A region from the Enoplosus armatus isolate fEnoArm2 chromosome 24, fEnoArm2.hap1, whole genome shotgun sequence genome encodes:
- the chrm4a gene encoding muscarinic acetylcholine receptor M4, translating into MSNDSNGGGGLQPLWNFENGSSAIQSADLLSNTSCNVSTNESASCSPVDGGAGAGSPYKALEMFFIALVTGSLSFVTVTGNILVMLSIKVNRHLQTVNNYFLFSLACADLIIGVFSMNLYTVYIIVGYWPLGPVVCDLWLALDYVVSNASVMNLLIISFDRYFCVTKPLTYPTRRTTKMAGLMIAAAWILSFILWAPAILFWQFIVGQRTVPPGECYIQFLSNPAATFGTAIAAFYLPVIIMTVLYIHISLASRSRVSKHKPEKKEKKGIKTPSLMNSHLLKQNNNNESSPQASPRSTPKLSLDSTTTALEAVKNGRVEEPRPAQPQPPAQPSPGLTQEEKESSNDSSTAFIPPTEPKDNTNNKGISEAATNPNPVATMTANPADPKLIPSSRWSKIKIVTKQAGDECITAIEIVPPVEGAERHSIPISRPRTVARKFASIARSQVKRKRQMAAREKKVTKTIFAILLAFIITWTPYNVMVLISTFCQSCVPDTVWAIGYWLCYVNSTINPACYALCNATFKKTFKNLLLCQYKNIGTR; encoded by the exons GGTCATCGGCCATCCAATCAGCCGACCTGCTCTCCAACACCTCGTGCAACGTGTCCACCAACGAGTCGGCGTCCTGCTCTCCCGTGGACGGCGGCGCGGGGGCGGGGAGTCCGTATAAAGCTCTGGAGATGTTTTTCATCGCCTTGGTTACAGGATCTCTGAGCTTTGTGACCGTCACAGGGAACATTTTAGTCATGCTGTCCATCAAAGTAAACCGCCACCTACAGACTGTCAATAACTATTTCTTGTTTTCATTAGCATGCGCTGACCTGATCATCGGCGTTTTCAGCATGAACTTGTACACGGTCTACATCATAGTTGGCTACTGGCCGCTCGGGCCGGTGGTCTGCGACCTGTGGCTGGCCTTGGATTACGTAGTCTCAAACGCCTCGGTGATGAATTTATTGATAATCAGCTTCGACCGCTATTTCTGCGTGACCAAACCCCTCACGTATCCCACGAGGAGGACGACCAAGATGGCGGGGTTGATGATCGCGGCGGCGTGGATCCTGTCGTTCATCTTGTGGGCCCCGGCCATCTTGTTCTGGCAGTTCATCGTGGGACAGCGAACGGTGCCGCCCGGAGAGTGTTACATTCAG TTCCTTTCCAACCCCGCGGCGACGTTTGGGACGGCCATAGCAGCGTTCTATCTTCCTGTCATTATCATGACAGTCCTGTACATCCACATCTCCCTGGCCTCCAGAAGCAGGGTCTCCAAACACAAAccggagaagaaagagaagaagggaaTAAA AACTCCCAGCTTGATGAACAGTCACCTGCTaaagcagaacaacaacaatgagAGCAGTCCTCAGGCCAGCCCCCGCTCTACTCCAAAACTCAGTCTGGACTCGACCACCACAGCTCTGGAGGCTGTGAAGAACGGCAGAGTGGAGGAACCAAGACCGGCTCAGCCACAGCCTCCAGCCCAGCCCAGTCCAGGACTCACACAG gaggagaaagagagctcCAACGATTCGTCCACGGCTTTTATTCCCCCCACAGAACCAAAggacaacaccaacaacaaggGGATATCTGAG GCTGCAACGAATCCCAACCCAGTTGCCACGATGACAGCCAATCCCGCTGATCCCAAGCTCATCCCCTCCTCGCGGTGGTCCAAGATAAAGATCGTGACAAAGCAGGCCGGGGACGAATGCATCACAGCCATAGAGATCGTCCCGCCCGTGGAGGGGGCCGAGAGGCATTCGATCCCGATCAGCCGCCCTAGGACCGTGGCAAGAAAGTTTGCAAGCATTGCCAGAAGCCAagtgaagaggaaaagacagatggCTGCCAGAGAAAAGAAG GTGACCAAGACTATCTTTGCCATCCTGCTGGCTTTCATCATCACATGGACGCCGTACAACGTCATGGTGTTGATCTCCACCTTCTGCCAGTCCTGCGTCCCCGACACCGTGTGGGCTATTGGCTACTGGTTGTGCTACGTCAACTCGACTATCAACCCGGCGTGTTACGCACTGTGCAACGCCACATTCAAAAAGACATTCAagaacctgctgctgtgccagtACAAAAACATAGGTACAAGATGA